A genomic segment from Klebsiella africana encodes:
- the artJ gene encoding arginine ABC transporter substrate-binding protein ArtJ: protein MKKLVLAALLTSFAFGAAAAEKISFGVSATYPPFESMDANNQIVGFDLDLAKALCKQMQAECTFTNHAFDSLIPALKFKKYDAVISGMDITPERSKQVAFTDPYYANSALVIAKKDAFHSFDDLKGKRIGMENGTTHQKYLQDKHPEVKTVAYDSYQNAIIDLKNGRIDGVFGDTAVVNEWLKTNPQLGAATPKVTDPQYFGTGLGIAVRPNNKALLEKLNAALKAIKADGTYQKISNQWFPE from the coding sequence ATGAAAAAGTTAGTTCTGGCTGCACTGCTCACCTCTTTCGCGTTCGGCGCCGCTGCCGCGGAAAAAATCAGCTTTGGCGTCTCCGCAACGTATCCGCCATTTGAATCGATGGATGCCAATAATCAGATTGTCGGTTTCGATCTCGACCTGGCCAAAGCGCTGTGCAAACAAATGCAGGCAGAATGTACCTTTACCAACCACGCGTTTGACAGCCTGATCCCGGCGCTGAAGTTCAAGAAATATGATGCGGTGATATCCGGAATGGATATTACGCCGGAGCGGAGCAAGCAGGTGGCCTTCACCGACCCGTACTATGCCAACTCGGCGCTGGTGATCGCCAAAAAAGACGCGTTCCATTCCTTCGATGACCTGAAAGGCAAACGGATCGGTATGGAAAACGGCACCACCCACCAGAAATATCTGCAGGATAAGCATCCTGAGGTGAAGACCGTCGCCTATGACAGCTATCAGAATGCGATTATCGACCTGAAAAATGGCCGTATCGACGGCGTGTTCGGCGACACGGCGGTGGTCAACGAGTGGCTGAAAACCAACCCGCAGCTGGGCGCAGCCACGCCGAAAGTGACGGATCCGCAATACTTTGGCACCGGTCTTGGGATTGCCGTACGCCCGAATAACAAGGCGCTGCTGGAGAAGCTGAACGCCGCGCTGAAAGCGATCAAGGCCGACGGTACCTACCAGAAAATCAGCAACCAGTGGTTCCCGGAATAA
- a CDS encoding YbjO family protein, with product MEDITLGLFTKTRSSHARLNVPALVQVAAFAIILIRALDLLMILNLLGLQGVNEFIHRSVQTWNLTLVFLGSLALVFIEIWCAFSLVKGRNWARWVYLLTQIIAAGYLWAASLGYGYPELFSIPGESKREIFHSLVMQKLPDLLVLTLLFVPTNCRRFFRLQ from the coding sequence ATGGAAGACATTACGTTGGGATTGTTTACGAAAACTCGCTCATCGCATGCCCGCCTTAACGTCCCTGCGCTGGTGCAGGTGGCGGCCTTTGCTATTATTTTGATCCGCGCTCTGGACCTGCTGATGATCCTCAATCTGTTGGGTCTGCAGGGGGTGAACGAATTCATTCACCGCAGCGTCCAGACCTGGAACCTGACGCTGGTCTTCCTCGGCAGCCTGGCACTGGTGTTTATTGAAATCTGGTGCGCCTTCTCGCTGGTGAAAGGACGTAACTGGGCGCGCTGGGTCTACCTGCTGACGCAGATTATCGCCGCCGGCTACCTGTGGGCGGCGTCGCTGGGTTACGGCTATCCGGAACTGTTCAGCATTCCCGGCGAATCTAAACGGGAGATTTTCCACTCACTGGTGATGCAAAAACTGCCGGATCTGCTGGTCCTGACGCTGCTGTTTGTGCCAACAAACTGCCGTCGGTTTTTCCGCCTGCAATAA
- the yahO gene encoding DUF1471 family periplasmic protein YahO has translation MKYAALVAGAALFLTANAFSAEILTKEAFNKVHSQYTKIGTISSTGQTAPSDAREELIKKADEKGADVVVLSSGNTDKKLHVSANIYKKK, from the coding sequence ATGAAATATGCAGCTTTAGTGGCAGGTGCAGCATTGTTTTTAACGGCGAATGCCTTCTCCGCCGAGATTTTAACGAAAGAAGCTTTTAATAAGGTCCATAGCCAATATACCAAAATCGGCACCATTTCTTCTACCGGCCAGACGGCGCCGAGCGATGCCCGTGAAGAGCTGATTAAAAAGGCCGATGAAAAAGGTGCGGACGTTGTCGTGCTCTCTTCCGGTAATACGGATAAAAAACTGCACGTCTCTGCTAACATCTATAAGAAGAAATAA
- the potI gene encoding putrescine ABC transporter permease PotI, with the protein MNDLPVVRSPWRILILVLGFTFLYAPMLMLVIYSFNSSKLVTVWAGWSTRWYRELFHDDAMMSAVGLSLTIAACAATAAAILGTIAAVVMVRFGRFRGSNGFAFMITAPLVMPDVITGLSLLLLFVALGHAIGWPSDRGMLTIWLAHVTFCTAYVAVVISSRLRELDHSIEEAAMDLGAAPLKVFFVITLPMIMPAVISGWLLAFTLSLDDLVIASFVSGPGATTLPMLVFSSVRMGVNPEINALATLILGVVGIVGFIAWYLMARAEKQRVRDIQRARQG; encoded by the coding sequence ATGAACGACTTGCCGGTAGTACGCTCGCCGTGGCGCATTCTGATCCTCGTGCTCGGGTTCACCTTCCTCTACGCCCCAATGCTGATGCTGGTGATCTACTCGTTCAACAGCTCGAAGCTGGTGACGGTCTGGGCTGGATGGTCGACGCGCTGGTATCGCGAGCTGTTCCATGATGATGCGATGATGAGCGCGGTGGGGTTGAGCCTGACCATCGCCGCCTGCGCGGCGACGGCGGCGGCGATCCTCGGGACTATCGCCGCGGTGGTGATGGTGCGTTTTGGACGCTTTCGCGGATCTAATGGCTTCGCGTTTATGATCACCGCGCCGCTGGTTATGCCGGACGTGATTACCGGTCTCTCGCTGCTGCTGCTGTTCGTGGCGCTGGGACATGCCATTGGCTGGCCGTCGGATCGCGGGATGTTGACCATCTGGCTGGCGCATGTCACCTTCTGTACCGCCTACGTGGCGGTGGTAATCTCCTCGCGCCTGCGCGAGCTGGACCACTCCATTGAAGAGGCGGCGATGGATCTTGGCGCCGCGCCGCTGAAGGTCTTTTTCGTCATCACGTTGCCGATGATTATGCCGGCGGTGATCTCCGGCTGGCTGCTGGCCTTCACGCTGTCGCTGGATGACCTGGTGATCGCCAGCTTTGTCTCCGGACCCGGGGCCACGACGTTGCCGATGCTGGTCTTCTCCAGCGTGCGCATGGGGGTTAACCCGGAGATCAACGCCCTGGCGACGCTCATCCTTGGCGTGGTCGGTATTGTTGGTTTTATCGCCTGGTATTTGATGGCCCGCGCAGAAAAGCAGCGAGTGCGCGATATCCAGCGTGCAAGACAAGGCTGA
- a CDS encoding GGDEF domain-containing protein — MLKNKQEQAREQRAALWATRDNVQRHALSMSMPWLAFVNIAFALMIFFRNFIFTYFDQKLLTHRAIIPYIEMSLIAVIIISTILAIIAVTPRLAQGRYTLNIITGLLLALSLCWSLSNYCFIFFWTLPFAWPLLVILLTTGLTALYHHWPGIIAFMLPLWVTALLAGVQIHYDVDVRFLTLWAIFTAILLYGRRILQRWYDEAWDTHQENMQLIQRLESIANQDALTGTANRRALDAFLGQLWQQNVPLALMMIDVDYFKRYNDHYGHQAGDDCLSAVARVLKMAVRSEDDMVARYGGEEFVVVLPRVPLAHATAIAERIQHKIHEAALPHEASEVAAVVTVSMGIVVSDGTVPMETLIARADSALYQAKNKGRNQWSY, encoded by the coding sequence ATGTTAAAAAATAAGCAAGAGCAGGCGCGAGAGCAGCGAGCCGCGTTGTGGGCCACCAGAGATAATGTTCAGCGCCATGCGCTCTCCATGAGCATGCCTTGGCTGGCTTTTGTCAATATCGCTTTTGCGTTAATGATTTTCTTCCGTAATTTTATCTTTACTTATTTTGACCAGAAGTTACTGACGCACCGGGCGATTATTCCGTATATCGAAATGTCGCTCATTGCGGTTATTATTATTTCGACTATTTTAGCGATTATTGCCGTCACGCCGCGGCTGGCGCAGGGGCGTTATACGCTGAATATTATTACCGGACTACTGCTGGCGCTCAGTCTGTGCTGGTCCCTGAGTAATTACTGTTTTATCTTTTTCTGGACATTGCCCTTCGCCTGGCCGCTGCTGGTGATTTTATTGACCACTGGCCTCACTGCGCTGTATCACCACTGGCCCGGTATTATCGCTTTTATGCTACCGCTATGGGTAACCGCTTTGCTGGCGGGGGTGCAGATTCACTATGATGTTGACGTTCGCTTTTTAACCTTGTGGGCCATTTTTACCGCGATTTTGTTGTATGGCCGGCGCATTTTGCAGCGCTGGTATGATGAAGCCTGGGATACCCACCAGGAGAATATGCAGCTTATTCAGCGGCTGGAAAGTATCGCCAACCAGGATGCTCTCACCGGAACGGCTAACCGTCGGGCGCTGGATGCCTTTCTTGGGCAACTGTGGCAGCAGAATGTACCGTTAGCGCTAATGATGATCGATGTCGATTACTTTAAGCGTTATAACGACCATTACGGTCATCAGGCTGGTGACGACTGTTTATCCGCGGTCGCGAGGGTATTAAAAATGGCGGTACGATCCGAAGATGATATGGTGGCTCGCTACGGCGGCGAGGAGTTTGTGGTGGTGTTGCCAAGGGTTCCTCTGGCTCACGCCACTGCGATTGCGGAGCGCATTCAGCATAAAATTCACGAGGCAGCGCTCCCCCATGAGGCCTCTGAGGTGGCTGCGGTGGTGACTGTCAGTATGGGGATCGTCGTTTCAGATGGCACTGTTCCTATGGAGACGCTGATCGCCCGGGCGGACAGTGCGCTGTATCAGGCTAAAAATAAAGGACGTAATCAATGGTCTTATTAA
- the artM gene encoding arginine ABC transporter permease ArtM — MLDYLPELLKGLHTSLTLTVASIIVALILSLIFTIILTLKTPGLVWIVRGYITLFTGTPLLVQIFLIYYGPGQFPSLQEYPWLWHLISEPWLCALIALSLNSAAYTTQLFYGAIRAIPDGQWQSCSALGMSKKDTLAILLPYAFKRALSSYSNEVVLVFKSTSLAYTITLMEVMGHGQLLYGRTYDVMVFGAAGIIYLIVNGLLTLLMRLVERKALAFERRN, encoded by the coding sequence ATGCTCGACTACTTACCCGAACTGCTGAAAGGGCTGCATACCAGCCTGACGCTGACCGTGGCATCGATTATCGTGGCGCTGATCCTGTCGTTGATCTTCACCATCATCCTGACGCTGAAGACGCCGGGGCTGGTGTGGATAGTCCGCGGCTACATCACCCTGTTTACCGGTACGCCGCTGCTGGTGCAGATCTTCCTGATTTATTACGGGCCGGGACAGTTTCCTTCGCTGCAGGAGTATCCGTGGCTGTGGCATCTTATCTCCGAGCCGTGGCTGTGCGCCCTGATCGCCCTGTCGCTCAACAGCGCCGCCTACACCACTCAGCTGTTTTATGGCGCGATCCGGGCGATCCCCGACGGACAGTGGCAGTCCTGTAGCGCGCTGGGGATGAGTAAAAAGGATACCCTGGCGATCCTGCTGCCGTACGCCTTTAAGCGTGCGCTGTCGTCCTACTCCAACGAAGTGGTGCTGGTCTTCAAGAGTACCTCTCTGGCCTACACCATCACCCTGATGGAAGTGATGGGCCACGGCCAGCTATTGTACGGGCGCACCTACGACGTGATGGTATTCGGCGCCGCCGGGATTATCTATCTCATCGTCAACGGACTGCTGACGCTGCTGATGCGCCTGGTGGAACGTAAAGCGCTGGCCTTCGAGCGACGTAACTAG
- the artQ gene encoding arginine ABC transporter permease ArtQ, whose product MNEIFPLASAAGMTVGLAVCALAIGLVLAMLFAVLESVKWRPVAWLATGIVTILRGLPEILVVLFIYFGSSQLLLTLSDGFTIPLGFTQIPVQMQIENFDVSPFLCGAIALSLLYAAYASQTLRGALKAVPQGQWESGQALGLSKAAIFFRLVMPQMWRHALPGLGNQWLVLLKDTALVSLISVNDLMLQTKSIATRTQEPFNWYIIAAAIYLVITLLSQYILKRIDQRATRFERRPG is encoded by the coding sequence ATGAACGAAATTTTTCCATTAGCAAGCGCCGCCGGGATGACCGTCGGCCTTGCCGTTTGCGCGCTCGCCATCGGCCTCGTTCTGGCGATGCTCTTTGCAGTACTGGAGTCAGTAAAATGGCGCCCGGTAGCCTGGCTTGCAACCGGCATTGTGACCATCCTGCGCGGACTACCGGAAATTCTGGTGGTGCTGTTTATCTACTTCGGCTCTTCCCAGCTACTGCTGACGCTCTCTGACGGTTTCACCATCCCGCTCGGGTTCACCCAGATCCCGGTGCAAATGCAGATTGAGAACTTTGACGTCAGCCCGTTCCTCTGCGGGGCGATCGCCCTGTCGCTGCTGTATGCCGCCTATGCCTCACAAACGCTGCGCGGCGCGCTGAAAGCGGTTCCGCAAGGGCAGTGGGAGTCCGGCCAGGCGCTGGGGCTGTCGAAAGCGGCGATATTCTTCCGCCTGGTGATGCCGCAGATGTGGCGCCATGCCCTGCCCGGTCTCGGCAACCAGTGGCTGGTACTGCTGAAGGACACCGCGCTGGTGAGCCTGATCAGCGTCAACGACCTGATGCTGCAGACCAAAAGCATCGCCACCCGCACACAGGAACCTTTTAACTGGTATATCATTGCGGCGGCAATCTATCTCGTCATCACCCTGTTGAGTCAATACATCCTCAAGCGGATTGACCAGCGTGCGACGCGCTTCGAACGGAGACCAGGCTGA
- the rlmC gene encoding 23S rRNA (uracil(747)-C(5))-methyltransferase RlmC: MHCALYDAGRCRSCQWLERSVPQQLADKMADLRTLLAAIPVAAWGEPVSGPEAAFRNKAKMVVSGSVERPLLGMLHRDGTPVDLTDCPLYPAEFAPVFAALKPFIARAGLTPYNVARKRGELKYLLLTASQQGEMMLRFVLRSETKVAQLRAALPWLQAQLPQLSVITANIQPVHMAIMEGEQEIFFTEQQALGEVFNEVPLWIRPQSFFQTNPAVASRLYATARDWVRALPIQHMWDLFCGVGGFGLHCATPTMRLTGIEIAPEAIACARQSAAQLGLSNLHFQALDSTQFATHEADAPQLVLVNPPRRGIGVELCDYLSRMAPPYIIYSSCNARTMATDIARLSGYRVERVQLFDMFPHTAHYEVLTLLVREV, encoded by the coding sequence ATGCATTGCGCACTCTACGACGCCGGCCGCTGCCGCTCCTGTCAATGGCTGGAACGGTCGGTTCCGCAACAGCTCGCCGATAAAATGGCCGACCTGCGCACGCTACTGGCGGCGATCCCCGTCGCCGCCTGGGGCGAGCCGGTCAGCGGGCCGGAGGCGGCTTTCCGTAATAAGGCCAAGATGGTGGTCAGCGGCAGCGTTGAGCGCCCGCTGCTGGGGATGCTGCACCGCGACGGCACCCCGGTGGATCTCACCGACTGCCCACTCTATCCCGCCGAGTTTGCGCCAGTGTTTGCTGCCCTGAAGCCCTTTATCGCCCGCGCCGGGTTAACGCCCTATAACGTCGCGCGCAAACGTGGGGAGCTGAAGTACCTGCTGCTGACCGCCAGCCAGCAAGGGGAGATGATGCTGCGCTTCGTGCTGCGCTCAGAGACCAAGGTGGCTCAGCTGCGCGCCGCGCTGCCGTGGCTGCAGGCGCAACTTCCGCAGCTCAGCGTGATCACGGCGAATATCCAGCCGGTGCATATGGCTATCATGGAAGGCGAGCAGGAGATCTTCTTCACCGAACAGCAGGCGCTGGGGGAGGTCTTTAATGAGGTGCCGCTGTGGATCCGCCCGCAAAGTTTCTTTCAGACCAATCCCGCGGTGGCCAGTCGGCTGTACGCCACAGCCCGCGACTGGGTGCGTGCGTTGCCGATCCAGCATATGTGGGATCTGTTTTGCGGCGTCGGGGGATTTGGTCTGCACTGCGCGACGCCGACGATGCGCCTGACCGGTATAGAGATCGCCCCGGAAGCCATCGCCTGCGCCAGACAGTCAGCCGCGCAGCTGGGGCTCAGCAATCTGCATTTTCAGGCGCTGGACTCGACGCAGTTCGCCACTCACGAAGCGGATGCCCCACAGCTGGTGCTGGTCAACCCGCCGCGCCGCGGTATTGGCGTTGAGCTGTGCGACTATTTAAGCCGCATGGCGCCGCCCTATATTATCTATTCCAGCTGTAACGCCCGCACCATGGCGACCGATATCGCTCGTCTTAGCGGCTATCGCGTTGAGCGGGTCCAGCTGTTTGATATGTTCCCCCACACCGCCCACTACGAAGTGCTGACCCTGCTGGTCCGCGAAGTTTAA
- a CDS encoding sensor histidine kinase, whose translation MIRRLSLSQRLALVVVSLLILCAAAVCAVQLHSSAQYGNAMVQRLSSGLAQQIVAREPLLDAHGEVNRQTLKSLFDRLMTFNPSVELYLLSPDGDLLADAAPPGHIQRQRIDMAPVQAFLTGSASPVYGDDPRSLDGRKVFSAAPLRVDGQLRGYLYIILQGETFNQLAADAWQKTLWSIVLWTLLLVALFGLLAGGLAWFWVTRPVRLLTAQVAASGQDSISAIKTLAARRPEPQPGNEVAVLENRFIDLAQQIAGQWDRLADSDRQRREFVANISHDLRTPLTSLLGYLETLTLKDERLTAEERRQYLTIALRQGNKVRHLSQQLFELARLEHGSIKPQRERFAMGELISDVAQKFELTARTREVNLRIDVPGPLPLVNADVSMIERVVTNLLDNAMRHTPVGGEIRLAVWQENQQLQVEVADNGAGVDAALRDDLFQRPSALSTQASREDRGGLGLLIVKRMLELHGGDIRLMESISGARFRFFVPL comes from the coding sequence ATGATCCGCCGCCTGAGCCTCAGCCAGCGGCTGGCGCTGGTGGTGGTTTCCCTGCTGATACTGTGCGCGGCGGCGGTATGCGCCGTCCAGTTACACAGCAGCGCGCAGTATGGCAATGCCATGGTGCAGCGTCTGTCGTCCGGGCTGGCTCAACAGATTGTCGCCCGCGAGCCGCTGCTGGACGCCCACGGCGAGGTCAACCGGCAAACCCTGAAGTCGTTGTTTGACCGCCTGATGACCTTTAATCCCAGCGTTGAGCTCTATTTGCTGTCGCCGGATGGTGACCTGCTGGCCGATGCGGCGCCGCCGGGACATATCCAGCGTCAGCGTATCGACATGGCGCCAGTGCAGGCTTTTCTCACCGGCAGTGCGTCGCCGGTGTATGGCGACGATCCGCGTAGTCTCGACGGACGAAAAGTCTTCAGCGCCGCCCCGCTGCGCGTCGACGGGCAACTGCGCGGCTACCTGTATATCATTTTGCAGGGAGAGACGTTTAATCAGCTGGCGGCTGACGCCTGGCAAAAAACGCTGTGGAGTATTGTTCTGTGGACGTTGCTGCTGGTGGCCCTGTTTGGCCTTCTGGCAGGGGGGCTGGCATGGTTCTGGGTCACCCGGCCGGTCCGCCTGCTCACTGCCCAGGTCGCGGCGAGCGGCCAGGACAGCATCAGCGCCATCAAAACCCTGGCGGCCCGCAGGCCGGAGCCACAGCCGGGTAACGAGGTGGCGGTGCTTGAGAATCGCTTTATTGACCTTGCGCAGCAGATAGCCGGCCAGTGGGATCGGCTGGCCGACAGCGACCGCCAGCGCCGCGAATTTGTGGCCAATATCTCCCATGATTTGCGTACGCCGCTGACTTCGCTGCTGGGGTATCTGGAAACGCTAACTCTGAAGGATGAACGGCTGACCGCCGAGGAGCGCAGGCAATATCTCACCATCGCCCTGCGTCAGGGTAACAAAGTGCGCCATCTCTCGCAGCAGCTGTTTGAGCTGGCGCGACTGGAGCACGGAAGCATTAAGCCCCAGCGCGAGCGTTTCGCGATGGGGGAGCTGATCTCCGACGTCGCGCAGAAGTTTGAATTAACTGCCCGCACGCGCGAGGTGAACCTGCGTATTGATGTGCCGGGACCGTTGCCGCTGGTTAACGCCGATGTGTCGATGATTGAGAGGGTGGTGACCAACCTGCTCGATAATGCGATGCGGCATACTCCCGTCGGCGGGGAGATCCGTCTGGCGGTCTGGCAGGAGAATCAACAGCTCCAGGTCGAAGTTGCAGACAACGGAGCGGGCGTCGATGCCGCGCTGCGCGACGATCTGTTCCAGCGGCCGTCGGCGTTATCTACCCAGGCATCGCGGGAGGATCGCGGCGGGTTAGGGCTACTGATTGTGAAACGAATGCTGGAGCTGCACGGGGGCGATATCAGACTGATGGAGTCGATAAGCGGGGCGCGGTTCAGGTTCTTCGTGCCACTTTGA
- the artI gene encoding arginine ABC transporter substrate-binding protein ArtI, with the protein MKKVLIAALLAGMSLSASAAQTIRFATEASYPPFELVDANNQIVGFDVDLANALCKEMEATCTFTNQAFDSLIPGLKFRRFDAVMAGMDITPERQKQVLFSTPYYDNSALFVGQQGKFTSIDQLKGKKVGVQNGTTHQKFITDKHPEITTVPYDSYQNAKLDLQNGRIDAVFGDTAVVTEWLKSNPKLAAVGDKVTDKAYFGTGLGIAVRQGNTDLQQKFNAALEKVKKDGTYQTIYNKWFQK; encoded by the coding sequence ATGAAAAAAGTACTGATTGCCGCTCTGCTCGCAGGCATGAGCCTCTCCGCTTCCGCTGCGCAGACCATTCGTTTCGCCACCGAGGCCTCCTACCCTCCGTTTGAGCTGGTGGACGCCAACAACCAGATCGTCGGGTTCGATGTCGATCTGGCTAACGCACTGTGCAAAGAGATGGAGGCTACCTGTACCTTTACCAACCAGGCCTTCGATAGCCTGATCCCGGGACTGAAGTTCCGCCGTTTCGACGCGGTCATGGCCGGGATGGACATCACCCCTGAGCGTCAAAAACAGGTGCTGTTCTCTACCCCGTATTATGACAACTCGGCGCTGTTCGTCGGTCAGCAGGGCAAGTTCACCAGCATTGACCAGCTGAAGGGTAAAAAAGTGGGCGTGCAAAACGGCACCACCCACCAGAAATTCATCACCGATAAACATCCGGAAATCACTACCGTTCCTTACGACAGCTACCAGAACGCGAAGCTGGATCTGCAGAATGGTCGTATTGACGCGGTCTTTGGCGACACCGCGGTGGTGACCGAATGGCTGAAGAGCAATCCGAAGCTGGCGGCCGTGGGCGATAAAGTGACCGACAAAGCCTATTTCGGCACCGGGCTGGGCATTGCCGTGCGTCAGGGCAACACCGATCTGCAGCAGAAATTTAACGCTGCGCTGGAAAAAGTGAAGAAAGACGGCACTTACCAGACCATCTATAACAAATGGTTCCAGAAGTAA
- the artP gene encoding arginine ABC transporter ATP-binding protein ArtP has translation MSIKLNGINCFYGAHQALFDITLDCPQGETLVLLGPSGAGKSSLLRVLNLLEMPRSGSLTIAGNHFDFSKAPSDKAIRELRQNVGMVFQQYNLWPHLTVQQNLIEAPCRVLGLSKDQALARAEKLLERLRLKPYSDRYPLHLSGGQQQRVAIARALMMEPQVLLFDEPTAALDPEITAQIVSIIRELAETGITQVIVTHEVEVARKTASRVVYMENGHIVEQGDASCFTHPQTDAFKNYLSH, from the coding sequence ATGAGTATTAAACTAAACGGCATTAATTGCTTCTACGGCGCACACCAGGCGCTGTTCGACATCACGCTGGATTGCCCGCAGGGGGAAACGCTGGTGCTGCTCGGCCCCAGCGGTGCCGGGAAGAGCTCGCTGCTGCGCGTACTCAACCTGCTGGAGATGCCACGTTCCGGTTCGTTAACCATTGCCGGTAACCATTTCGACTTCAGCAAAGCGCCGTCCGATAAAGCGATTCGCGAACTGCGGCAGAACGTCGGCATGGTCTTTCAGCAGTACAACCTGTGGCCGCACCTGACGGTACAGCAGAACCTGATCGAAGCGCCCTGTCGCGTACTGGGATTAAGCAAGGATCAGGCGCTGGCCCGTGCAGAAAAGCTGCTGGAGCGTCTGCGTCTGAAGCCTTACAGTGATCGTTACCCACTGCATTTATCCGGCGGTCAGCAGCAGCGCGTGGCGATCGCCCGTGCGCTAATGATGGAGCCCCAGGTCCTGCTGTTCGATGAACCCACTGCAGCACTCGACCCGGAAATCACGGCCCAGATCGTTAGCATCATCCGCGAGCTGGCTGAAACCGGCATCACCCAGGTTATCGTCACCCATGAAGTTGAAGTGGCGCGCAAGACGGCCAGCCGGGTGGTGTATATGGAAAATGGCCATATCGTCGAGCAAGGGGATGCCTCCTGCTTCACGCATCCGCAAACCGACGCGTTTAAAAACTATCTTTCACATTGA
- a CDS encoding lipoprotein — translation MRYKLLAVLLPCALALSACTTVTPAYKDNGTRSGPCVEGGPDDVAQKFYDTQIQNRTQDPAALRPYLSDGLAQLLNGARQDPANSKLLQANPFSSSSTPADSAVVASASTIPNRDARNIPLRVELKQGTQSWKDEVLMIQEGQCWAVDDVRYLGNNSHAPAGTLRQSLEKR, via the coding sequence ATGCGCTACAAACTTCTTGCAGTACTTCTCCCTTGCGCGCTGGCGCTCAGCGCCTGTACGACCGTGACCCCGGCCTATAAAGATAATGGTACCCGCAGCGGCCCCTGCGTTGAAGGCGGCCCTGACGACGTAGCGCAAAAATTCTACGACACCCAGATCCAGAACCGCACTCAGGATCCGGCGGCGCTGCGCCCCTATCTGAGCGACGGTCTGGCGCAGTTACTCAATGGCGCTCGCCAGGATCCCGCCAACAGCAAATTACTGCAGGCTAATCCGTTCTCCAGCAGCAGCACCCCGGCAGACAGCGCCGTGGTCGCCAGCGCCTCAACCATTCCTAACCGCGACGCGCGGAATATTCCGCTGCGCGTCGAACTGAAACAGGGCACCCAGAGCTGGAAAGACGAAGTGCTGATGATTCAGGAAGGCCAGTGCTGGGCCGTCGATGACGTTCGCTATCTCGGCAACAACAGCCATGCGCCAGCCGGCACGTTGCGACAGAGTCTGGAAAAACGTTAA
- a CDS encoding response regulator transcription factor: protein MAKTILLVEDDEDIATLLRLNLQDEGYQIVHEADGGQALARLETRVWDAVILDLMLPGVDGLEICRRIRQMTRYLPVIIISARTSEMHRVLGLEMGADDYLAKPFSLLELIARVKALFRRQEAMGQNLLMDAGRLSCHGLTIDPLSREVKLRGESVDLTPREFDLLYYFARHPGEVFSRLALLEQVWGYQHEGYEHTVNTHINRLRSKIERDPAEPDIILTVWGKGYKFAPVTQEAAP, encoded by the coding sequence ATGGCCAAAACCATTCTGCTGGTGGAAGATGATGAAGATATAGCCACGCTGCTGCGGCTTAATCTTCAGGATGAGGGCTATCAGATCGTCCATGAAGCCGACGGCGGCCAGGCCCTCGCCCGACTGGAAACGCGGGTCTGGGATGCGGTGATCCTCGATTTGATGCTGCCCGGCGTCGATGGTCTGGAGATCTGCCGGCGTATCCGCCAGATGACCCGCTATCTGCCGGTGATCATCATCAGCGCTCGCACCAGCGAAATGCACCGTGTGCTGGGCCTGGAGATGGGCGCCGACGACTATCTGGCAAAGCCCTTTTCGTTGCTGGAGCTTATCGCCCGCGTTAAAGCGCTGTTTCGCCGCCAGGAGGCGATGGGGCAGAACCTGCTGATGGACGCCGGGCGCCTGTCCTGCCATGGCCTGACTATCGACCCGCTGTCGCGCGAAGTGAAGCTGCGCGGCGAATCGGTGGACCTCACGCCGCGCGAATTCGATCTGCTGTACTACTTTGCCCGCCACCCCGGGGAAGTGTTTTCCCGGCTGGCGCTGCTGGAGCAGGTCTGGGGATATCAGCACGAGGGCTATGAGCATACCGTCAATACCCATATCAACCGCCTGCGCAGTAAAATCGAACGTGACCCGGCGGAGCCGGACATCATTCTTACCGTCTGGGGAAAAGGCTATAAGTTCGCCCCGGTGACGCAAGAGGCTGCCCCATGA